A single Lactuca sativa cultivar Salinas chromosome 8, Lsat_Salinas_v11, whole genome shotgun sequence DNA region contains:
- the LOC128127867 gene encoding uncharacterized protein LOC128127867, producing the protein MASGDSVKEMTSKFEKLNKFEGQYFRRWQKKMKFLITTLKVVYVLSTPMPVLPESVEDEPLEATRRRSMWENDDYICRGHILNGMSDSLFDIYQNFESAKELWGSLESKYMDEDASSKKFLVSNFMGYKMIDSRPVMEQFHEMLRILGQFAQHNLKMDEAIVVAMIIDKLPPSWKDFKHNLKHN; encoded by the coding sequence ATGGCAAGTGGTGATTCTGTGAAGGAAATGACAAGTAAGTTTGAAAAACTGAACAAGTTTGAAGGGCAATATTTTCGTAGATggcagaagaagatgaagtttctcATTACCACTTTGAAAGTGGTGTATGTTCTGAGTACACCCATGCCAGTCTTACCAGAATCTGTTGAAGATGAACCTTTGGAGGCAACAAGAAGAAGATCAATGTGGGAAAATGATGACTATATATGTCGTGGTCATATTCTCAATGGTATGTCTGACTCTCTTTTTGATATTTATCAAAATTTCGAATCTGCAAAAGAACTGTGGGGTTCTCTTGAATCCAAGTACATGGATGAAGATGCTTCTAGTAAGAAGTTTCTTGTTagtaactttatgggttacaAGATGATTGACTCCAGGCCTGTTATGGAACAATTCCATGAAATGTTGAGGATTCTGGGACAGTTTGCTCAACACAATTTAAAAATGGATGAAGCCATTGTTGTGGCTATGATAATTGACAAACTGCCCCCTTCCTGGAAGGATTTTAAACACAATCTGAAACATaactga